The following are encoded together in the Bactrocera neohumeralis isolate Rockhampton chromosome 6, APGP_CSIRO_Bneo_wtdbg2-racon-allhic-juicebox.fasta_v2, whole genome shotgun sequence genome:
- the LOC126763382 gene encoding talin-2 isoform X5: MSTLSLRIQLEGGRVTKTIQFHPNTTVFDACKIIRDKFAEAVQGQPSEYGLFISDEQHQQGVWLEAGRTLGYYILHNQDTLEYRRKLRTLRVRMLDGAVKTILVDDSQPVSQLMVVICTKIGITNHEEYGLVREDNEAQNESLPDNKFGTLTLRRKFTEKDRDAKMESLRRKLKTDDEINWVDVGKTLREQGIDESETVLLRRRFFFSDQNIDSRDPVQLNLLYVQARDAILDGTHPVTQDKACEFAGIQVHIQFGPHNEAKHKPGFLDLKDFLPQSYVRVKNIEKKIFAEHKKHAALTEIDAKVLYTKTARELPTYGVTFFLVKEKMNGRNKLVPRLLGVTKDSVLRLDERTKEILVSWPLTTVRRWGASPNTFTLDFGDYANQYYSVQTTEAEQIVQLIAGYIDIILKKKQTKDHFGIEGDEGSTMVEESVAPSKATFLQHETNKIGKINTESLAHPEILRASDGERKYTQGEMQSVQYGAYVGQVNHAHQPPTVKANICIKRRRYA, from the exons ATGTCAACACTATCGTTACGTATACAGTTAGAGGGTGGCCGTGTCACAAAGACCATACAATTCCATCCCAATACGACAGTATTTGATGCCTGTAAAATTATACGGGATAAGTTTGCCGAAGCTGTGCAGGGACAAC CCAGCGAATATGGTCTATTTATATCGGATGAGCAACATCAACAGGGCGTTTGGCTGGAAGCCGGCCGTACACTCGGCTATTATATACTCCACAATCAGGACACGCTGGAATATCGACGTAAGCTACGTACGTTGCGTGTGCGTATGTTGGACGGTGCCGTGAAGACCATACTTGTCGATGACTCGCAACCGGTGTCGCAATTAATGGTGGTCATTTGCACGAAAATTGGCATCACCAATCATGAGGAGTATGGACTGGTGCGCGAGGATAACGAGGCGCAGAATGAGAGCCTGCCGGATAATAAGTTTGGCACGTTGACGTTGCGTCGGAAATTCACCGAAAAGGATCGTGATGCGAAGATGGAAAGTTTGCGCCGGAAGCTGAAAACCGATGATGAAA TCAATTGGGTGGATGTCGGTAAGACGTTGCGCGAACAAGGCATTGATGAGTCGGAAACGGTTTTGTTGCGTCGTCGCTTCTTCTTCTCGGATCAAAATATTGACTCACGTGATCCGGTGCAATTGAATTTGTTGTACGTGCAGGCGCGTGACGCCATACTCGATGGCACACATCCCGTTACACAGGATAAAG CTTGTGAATTCGCTGGCATACAAGTGCACATACAATTCGGCCCACACAACGAAGCCAAGCATAAGCCCGGATTTTTAGA TTTAAAGGATTTCCTGCCGCAATCCTACGTACGTGTGAAGaacattgaaaagaaaatatttgcggAGCACAAGAAACACGCCGCTCTGACGGAAATCGACGCCAAAGTCTTGTATACGAAGACGGCACGTGAGCTGCCTACCTACGGTGTGACATTCTTCTTGGTGAAGGAGAAGATGAACGGACGCAATAAGTTGGTGCCACGCTTGTTGGGCGTGACCAAAGATTCCGTATTGCGTTTGGATGAACGCACCAAGGAGATTTTAGTATCGTGGCCATTGACGACGGTACGTCGTTGGGGCGCCTCGCCGAATACCTTCACATTGGATTTCGGTGATTATGCCAATCAATATTACTCGGTGCAAACAACCGAGGCTGAGCAAATTGTACAGCTAATCGCTGGttatattgatattatattgaagAAGAAACAAACCAAAGATCATTTTGGTATCGAGGGAGATGAGGGCTCCACTATGGTGGAGGAGTCAGTTGCGCCCTCAAA AGCAACATTCTTGCAAcatgaaacaaataaaattggtaaaatcaaTACTGAGTCGCTGGCACATCCCGAAATACTGCGTGCATCCGATG gCGAGCGCAAGTATACGCAAGGCGAAATGCAATCGGTGCAATATGGCGCCTACGTGGGGCAAGTTAACCACGCCCATCAACCGCCAACG GTCAAAGCGAACATATGCATAAA ACGAAGGAGGTACGCATAA
- the LOC126763382 gene encoding talin-1 isoform X4, with protein MSTLSLRIQLEGGRVTKTIQFHPNTTVFDACKIIRDKFAEAVQGQPSEYGLFISDEQHQQGVWLEAGRTLGYYILHNQDTLEYRRKLRTLRVRMLDGAVKTILVDDSQPVSQLMVVICTKIGITNHEEYGLVREDNEAQNESLPDNKFGTLTLRRKFTEKDRDAKMESLRRKLKTDDEINWVDVGKTLREQGIDESETVLLRRRFFFSDQNIDSRDPVQLNLLYVQARDAILDGTHPVTQDKACEFAGIQVHIQFGPHNEAKHKPGFLDLKDFLPQSYVRVKNIEKKIFAEHKKHAALTEIDAKVLYTKTARELPTYGVTFFLVKEKMNGRNKLVPRLLGVTKDSVLRLDERTKEILVSWPLTTVRRWGASPNTFTLDFGDYANQYYSVQTTEAEQIVQLIAGYIDIILKKKQTKDHFGIEGDEGSTMVEESVAPSKATFLQHETNKIGKINTESLAHPEILRASDGERKYTQGEMQSVQYGAYVGQVNHAHQPPTTKEVRISTVNLTEPQRALLGYISAGQDVLLRADEELRTKAPIQELGTDLRSIEWRENTLDTSKQAVTSHVATMNAATAQIITASQFDEVDTEAISASVSQITQTIPEVTKEVRLIAALMEDSNNGDRLLDAARNLCNAFSDLLKAAEPESKEPSQNLINAASRVGEATTHVLSTIAEEEAPENSDLHDMLLTLAKAVANTTAALMLRAKAIAASCEDEESRNRVIGAASQCALATSQLVACAKVVAPTLHNAACREQLEAAARNVARAVNNLCEVCNDATNDPKLKNDLLAAARDVSKSLSDMLDHVKLSSREYASRTSQEMSPVENVIIGTDILVASNDPQEMVRHAKTLGQATAQLIQSIKGEADQQKDEDMQRRLLSAAKQLADATAKLVEAARLCSGNPQNTENQNALRRAAEELREITTTTANTPAMKRNLIHRLEYCSKQAASAATQCISAAQNAVQHSDDHQTKEQLLQDCKRAADTIPRLVTSVKTTRSSPDDPNAQLNLIEAAEQFIEPAIQVSRSARALQPTVTDIPSATQLSKSALYLGQTVSELNSAAQRAREACGGQELESALEAVRNLHNVLDDTRKAAQSGSIRPLPGETVENTAQQLRISAKNVGLALRQLLSSVIQEQRRYAGVAGRDTALALGDFTKSVHGVAATTKNPVVIDCADDVVLHSARLIEEAQRTLQNVGNTDALTKAGRDVTAALSKTVDCIPGQREVDNALRNVSELSEILSMSEFPPSERNYNTLQSELKQVAEGLSAASGQIVQAYDSPAQLADTSQNFATNYRDLLAVSMEMVGQTPDEVVRSEMIDRLRNVSTQSCSLLSAAKSIAADPGQPNAKNLLHAAARSVIESINKLVDASIQSAPGQKECDNAIRNIEGLRVMLDYPHEPINEQGYFECVENATGKSRNLGYAISEMINNAKQSNHVGFGQSVNTVGESIHSLIESSAQAAYLIGVSHPSSVAGRPGIIDQAQLSWAYQGIRQHCEIVSSAKATKQQKISALTVIAKHTSYLCSICRQASMNTNNPVAKNEFIVLAKQVATATSNLVQEIKSIEDEPSTPTRARLVEPLLESVKAVRQYASSPEFISVPAKISAEGRKAQEPVINAGRGVIDGVIEMVKAAKSLALSPDDPPVWQQLSNASAPVSESVKRLVDNIRDKAPGQAQCEQVLHTLNTCTRELDSCAMAVSAQGLSQRRDNNLHGFSGQTLNSAAELIDKLEPIRMAGKNNAEQLGHAVGEISRYIVPMVNGAIGACTHIVHTNQQMSLINQTKSVVESAVTLVQAAKDSAGNPRSTHAHTHLDESIDYTRQAIQELTETVEKINADMGVVTGLMEQVNRAITRLTDKRQSLLNASYSDSFVDYQTRMVQSAKEIARLANDMNAKATIEPQLLPQIALEMTQHYTQLTQDSVGASTTTSTPDVAMRIRSSVVDLGRSVSSMIQSGATGARPNDVSSQGEIARNARDVSEKVAQVLAALQAGSRGTQACINAAHTVSGIIGDLDTTIMFATAGTLHSDGDGSFADHREHILQTAKALVEDTKVLVTGAAGTQEELANAAQNAVSTILQLSEAVKRGACSLGSTQPDSQVMVINAVKDVASALGDLINATKLASGKPIHDPSMQDLKESARTLKEMCTSAAAAAGTTNILYGQRALHRQSLINHGILSA; from the exons ATGTCAACACTATCGTTACGTATACAGTTAGAGGGTGGCCGTGTCACAAAGACCATACAATTCCATCCCAATACGACAGTATTTGATGCCTGTAAAATTATACGGGATAAGTTTGCCGAAGCTGTGCAGGGACAAC CCAGCGAATATGGTCTATTTATATCGGATGAGCAACATCAACAGGGCGTTTGGCTGGAAGCCGGCCGTACACTCGGCTATTATATACTCCACAATCAGGACACGCTGGAATATCGACGTAAGCTACGTACGTTGCGTGTGCGTATGTTGGACGGTGCCGTGAAGACCATACTTGTCGATGACTCGCAACCGGTGTCGCAATTAATGGTGGTCATTTGCACGAAAATTGGCATCACCAATCATGAGGAGTATGGACTGGTGCGCGAGGATAACGAGGCGCAGAATGAGAGCCTGCCGGATAATAAGTTTGGCACGTTGACGTTGCGTCGGAAATTCACCGAAAAGGATCGTGATGCGAAGATGGAAAGTTTGCGCCGGAAGCTGAAAACCGATGATGAAA TCAATTGGGTGGATGTCGGTAAGACGTTGCGCGAACAAGGCATTGATGAGTCGGAAACGGTTTTGTTGCGTCGTCGCTTCTTCTTCTCGGATCAAAATATTGACTCACGTGATCCGGTGCAATTGAATTTGTTGTACGTGCAGGCGCGTGACGCCATACTCGATGGCACACATCCCGTTACACAGGATAAAG CTTGTGAATTCGCTGGCATACAAGTGCACATACAATTCGGCCCACACAACGAAGCCAAGCATAAGCCCGGATTTTTAGA TTTAAAGGATTTCCTGCCGCAATCCTACGTACGTGTGAAGaacattgaaaagaaaatatttgcggAGCACAAGAAACACGCCGCTCTGACGGAAATCGACGCCAAAGTCTTGTATACGAAGACGGCACGTGAGCTGCCTACCTACGGTGTGACATTCTTCTTGGTGAAGGAGAAGATGAACGGACGCAATAAGTTGGTGCCACGCTTGTTGGGCGTGACCAAAGATTCCGTATTGCGTTTGGATGAACGCACCAAGGAGATTTTAGTATCGTGGCCATTGACGACGGTACGTCGTTGGGGCGCCTCGCCGAATACCTTCACATTGGATTTCGGTGATTATGCCAATCAATATTACTCGGTGCAAACAACCGAGGCTGAGCAAATTGTACAGCTAATCGCTGGttatattgatattatattgaagAAGAAACAAACCAAAGATCATTTTGGTATCGAGGGAGATGAGGGCTCCACTATGGTGGAGGAGTCAGTTGCGCCCTCAAA AGCAACATTCTTGCAAcatgaaacaaataaaattggtaaaatcaaTACTGAGTCGCTGGCACATCCCGAAATACTGCGTGCATCCGATG gCGAGCGCAAGTATACGCAAGGCGAAATGCAATCGGTGCAATATGGCGCCTACGTGGGGCAAGTTAACCACGCCCATCAACCGCCAACG ACGAAGGAGGTACGCATAAGCACTGTGAACCTAACCGAACCGCAACGCGCGCTACTCGGCTACATCTCGGCGGGTCAAGATGTCTTGCTGCGTGCCGATGAGGAGCTTAGAACGAAG GCGCCCATACAGGAGCTCGGCACCGACTTGCGTTCGATCGAGTGGCGTGAAAACACTTTGGACACTTCGAAACAGGCTGTGACCAGTCATGTGGCCACCATGAATGCGGCTACCGCACAAATTATAACCGCCTCACAGTTCGATGAGGTCGATACGGAGGCCATTTCCGCATCCGTTTCACAAATAACACAAACCATACCAGAAGTAACGAAGGAGGTGCGTCTAATCGCCGCGCTCATGGAGGATAGTAACAATGGTGATCGTTTGTTGGATGCCGCGCGTAATTTATGCAATGCATTCAGCGATTTGTTGAAGGCCGCCGAGCCAGAGAGCAAAGAACCTTCACAGAATCTCATCAATGCCGCTAGTCGCGTGGGTGAGGCGACGACGCATGTGCTCAGCACCATTGCTGAAGAGGAAGCGCCTGAAAATAGTGATTTGCATGATATGCTGCTGACTTTGGCCAAGGCCGTGGCGAATACCACAGCCGCTTTGATGTTGCGCGCCAAGGCGATCGCGGCCAGCTGCGAGGATGAGGAGTCACGCAATCGCGTTATTGGCGCGGCCAGTCAATGCGCTTTGGCGACTAGTCAGCTGGTGGCTTGCGCTAAGGTTGTTGCGCCCACGTTGCATAATGCCGCTTGTCGTGAACAATTGGAGGCGGCGGCACGTAATGTGGCGCGCGCTGTTAACAACTTGTGTGAGGTGTGCAATGATGCTACCAATGATCCGAAATTGAAGAATGATCTGCTCGCCGCCGCACGTGATGTGTCGAAGAGTTTGAGTGATATGTTGGATCATGTGAAGTTGAGTTCGCGCGAATATGCTAGTCGCACCAGCCAAGAGATGAGTCCGGTGGAGAATGTTATTATCGGCACGGACATACTGGTGGCTTCTAACGATCCACAAGAAATGGTACGTCACGCCAAAACGCTCGGACAAGCGACCGCACAATTGATACAGAGCATCAAGGGTGAGGCGGATCAGCAGAAGGATGAGGATATGCAACGTCGTTTGCTTTCAGCTGCCAAGCAGTTGGCCGATGCTACAGCAAAACTCGTCGAAGCTGCGCGCCTCTGCTCTGGTAATCCACAAAATACcgaaaatcaaaatgctttgcGTCGCGCGGCCGAAGAGTTGCGTGAAATCACCACCACCACTGCAAATACGCCAGCCATGAAACGTAATCTAATTCATCGTCTCGAGTACTGCTCCAAACAAGCTGCCTCGGCGGCTACCCAATGCATTTCGGCAGCACAGAATGCCGTGCAGCATAGTGATGACCATCAAACTAAGGAACAGTTGTTACAAGACTGCAAACGCGCGGCCGACACAATACCACGTCTGGTGACCTCGGTGAAGACTACACGTTCCAGTCCAGACGATCCCAATGCCCAGTTAAATCTAATCGAAGCCGCTGAGCAATTTATCGAACCAGCCATACAGGTATCGCGTTCCGCACGCGCGCTACAACCCACCGTCACCGATATACCCTCAGCAACACAGCTGTCGAAGAGCGCGCTTTATCTGGGTCAAACCGTGTCTGAATTGAATTCGGCCGCGCAACGTGCACGTGAAGCTTGCGGCGGTCAAGAATTGGAGTCTGCTTTGGAGGCGGTGCGCAATCTGCACAACGTGCTGGACGACACACGTAAGGCGGCGCAATCGGGCAGCATTCGTCCATTGCCTGGCGAGACGGTCGAAAACACCGCACAACAGCTGCGCATCTCTGCCAAAAATGTGGGTCTGGCGCTCAGACAGTTGCTCTCATCGGTTATACAAGAACAACGTCGTTACGCAGGTGTGGCCGGACGTGATACCGCTTTAGCGCTCGGTGATTTCACAAAGAGCGTACATGGCGTCGCGGCCACAACAAAGAACCCGGTTGTCATAGACTGCGCCGACGATGTGGTATTGCATTCGGCGCGCCTGATCGAAGAAGCCCAACGCACGCTGCAAAATGTCGGCAACACCGATGCGTTAACCAAAGCTGGACGTGATGTGACCGCTGCGCTTTCAAAGACCGTCGATTGCATACCTGGTCAACGTGAAGTGGATAACGCTTTGCGTAATGTGAGCGAATTAAGTGAAATACTCTCGATGAGTGAATTCCCACCGTCGGAACGTAACTACAACACATTGCAGTCGGAGTTGAAACAAGTCGCCGAGGGACTCAGCGCGGCTAGTGGCCAAATCGTACAGGCGTACGACAGTCCCGCACAATTAGCCGATACTAGCCAAAACTTTGCCACCAACTATCGCGATCTGCTCGCTGTTTCAATGGAGATGGTCGGTCAAACGCCCGATGAGGTCGTACGCTCCGAAATGATCGACCGTTTGCGCAATGTCTCCACGCAATCTTGTTCATTACTATCTGCCGCCAAGTCCATTGCCGCCGATCCAGGTCAACCAAATGCCAAGAATCTATTGCATGCAGCAGCACGCAGTGTCATCGAAAGCATAAACAAACTCGTCGACGCCAGCATACAATCGGCGCCGGGACAAAAGGAGTGCGACAATGCCATACGCAACATTGAGGGTCTGCGCGTAATGCTGGACTATCCACATGAGCCCATCAACGAACAGGGCTACTTCGAATGCGTCGAGAATGCGACCGGCAAGTCACGCAATTTGGGTTACGCCATTTCCGAGATGATTAACAATGCAAAACAATCGAATCACGTTGGTTTTGGTCAGTCGGTGAACACCGTGGGCGAGTCCATACACAGCTTGATCGAGTCATCTGCACAGGCCGCCTATTTAATTGGTGTATCGCATCCGAGTAGCGTCGCCGGGCGTCCGGGTATCATTGATCAGGCTCAATTGAGCTGGGCCTATCAGGGCATTCGTCAGCATTGCGAGATTGTGAGCAGCGCCAAAGCCACGAAACAACAAAAGATATCGGCGCTAACGGTAATCGCCAAGCATACCAGCTATTTGTGCTCCATCTGCCGACAGGCCAGCATGAACACCAACAATCCGGTGGCAAAGAATGAGTTCATTGTGTTGGCTAAACAAGTTGCCACAGCCACCTCGAACTTGGTACAGGAGATAAAGAGTATTGAAGACGAGCCATCCACACCAACGCGCGCACGTCTCGTAGAACCGCTATTGGAGTCTGTGAAAGCGGTACGTCAATACGCTTCCAGTCCGGAATTCATTTCGGTGCCAGCAAAGATTTCCGCCGAAGGTCGCAAGGCGCAAGAACCAGTTATCAATGCCGGACGCGGTGTTATCGACGGCGTGATCGAAATGGTGAAGGCCGCAAAATCATTGGCGCTCTCACCTGATGATCCACCAGTATGGCAACAACTTTCCAATGCCTCAGCACCCGTCTCCGAATCCGTGAAACGTTTGGTGGACAACATACGCGATAAAGCGCCGGGTCAAGCGCAATGCGAACAAGTGTTGCATACGCTGAACACGTGCACTCGAGAATTGGATAGCTGCGCCATGGCTGTCAGCGCACAAGGTTTGAGTCAACGCCGCGATAATAATTTACATGGCTTCAGCGGTCAAACCTTGAATTCCGCCGCTGAGTTAATTGACAAGCTCGAACCTATACGCATGGCGGGCAAGAACAATGCCGAGCAATTGGGACACGCTGTCGGCGAGATTTCACGCTACATTGTGCCCATGGTGAATGGCGCCATCGGCGCTTGCACGCACATCGTTCACACTAACCAACAAATGAGTTTGATCAACCAAACGAAATCGGTGGTGGAGAGCGCTGTCACGCTAGTGCAAGCCGCTAAAGattcggccggcaatccacgttccacacatgcgcacacacacttGGACGAGTCGATCGATTACACGCGTCAAGCGATACAAGAGCTAACGGAAACTGTGGAGAAGATCAACGCGGACATGGGTGTCGTCACGGGTCTGATGGAGCAAGTGAATCGTGCCATTACACGTTTGACCGACAAACGTCAATCGTTGCTTAATGCCTCCTACTCCGACTCCTTCGTTGACTATCAAACACGCATGGTGCAATCGGCTAAGGAAATTGCGCGCCTAGCAAATGACATGAACGCTAAGGCAACCATCGAACCGCAACTACTGCCGCAAATTGCCTTAGAAATGACACAGCATTACACGCAGTTGACACAGGATTCGGTGGGCGCATCCACGACCACATCCACACCGGATGTAGCTATGCGCATACGTTCGAGTGTGGTGGATTTGGGTCGCTCGGTGAGCTCTATGATACAATCGGGCGCAACTGGCGCACGTCCCAACGACGTGTCGAGTCAAGGCGAAATCGCACGCAACGCACGTGACGTCTCCGAAAAGGTCGCACAGGTTTTAGCTGCGCTACAGGCCGGTTCACGCGGCACGCAGGCATGCATTAATGCTGCACACACCGTGTCCGGCATAATTGGCGATCTCGACACGACCATCATGTTTGCCACCGCCGGCACCTTGCATTCGGACGGTGATGGCTCATTCGCCGATCATCGCGAACATATTCTACAAACCGCCAAGGCTTTGGTGGAGGACACAAAAGTACTGGTCACTGGCGCTGCAGGCACACAAGAGGAACTGGCGAACGCCGCACAGAACGCCGTCTCAACTATAT TACAACTTTCGGAAGCTGTTAAGCGTGGCGCTTGTAGTCTAGGCTCTACACAGCCAGATTCGCAAGTTATGGTTATCAATGCCGTTAAGGATGTCGCCTCTGCTTTGGGTGATCTGATTAATGCCACCAAATTGGCCTCAGGCAAACCCATACACGATCCGTCGATG